One Streptomyces sp. V4I8 genomic window carries:
- a CDS encoding APC family permease produces the protein MTDTLTPVEGAVVEASDGPQDSPRKLKRSIGVVGGTLLTLSCVTPASTLFVVVPDLFGSLGTATALTIAIGSLLCIAVAFCYAELGTLIPSAGGEYAMVSTLAGRLAGWLVFVLSLLVVMIVPPVIAMGTADYLAPIVHLDPSLAGAGVMLLATLAGLLDLRANAWITGVFLVLEVIAAAVVAVLGFAHAERGPASLVSMEVAGADGRTDTVTALLVVSGLAIALFVTQGFSTAVYLSEEMENPRRNVARTVLATLGISAVIILVPVAAITLGAADLGELTGGDIGSMVTAWSNSAVGTFVSLCVALAIINAGIVMVIQNSRVLFASARDKAWPEPVNHVLARLGRFGSPWVATLAVGVPGAALCFVNLDTLYGVTGVSVTGMYLLVAVAALAARRNPHKQTPAWRMPLWPVMPVLLIAVLVYILSQQEMTYLLWTGGITTVATLYWALYLRPRRDTRWLVSIPTDEQTPL, from the coding sequence GTGACCGACACCCTCACCCCTGTCGAGGGCGCCGTCGTCGAGGCGTCGGACGGCCCCCAGGACAGCCCCCGGAAGCTCAAGCGCTCGATCGGCGTGGTCGGCGGCACGCTGCTCACGCTCTCCTGCGTGACCCCGGCGTCCACCCTCTTCGTGGTCGTCCCCGACCTGTTCGGCTCGCTGGGCACCGCCACCGCCCTGACGATTGCCATCGGCTCCCTGCTCTGTATCGCCGTGGCGTTCTGCTACGCGGAGCTGGGCACCCTCATCCCCAGCGCGGGCGGCGAGTACGCGATGGTGTCCACGCTGGCCGGACGGCTGGCGGGCTGGCTGGTCTTCGTGCTCTCCCTGCTGGTCGTCATGATCGTCCCGCCGGTGATCGCGATGGGCACGGCCGACTACCTCGCCCCGATCGTCCACCTCGACCCGTCCCTGGCCGGTGCCGGCGTCATGCTGCTCGCCACCCTCGCCGGACTGCTCGACCTGCGCGCCAACGCCTGGATCACCGGCGTCTTCCTGGTCCTGGAGGTCATCGCGGCGGCCGTCGTGGCGGTGCTGGGCTTCGCCCACGCCGAGCGCGGCCCCGCGAGCCTGGTCTCCATGGAGGTGGCCGGCGCGGACGGCCGTACCGACACCGTGACGGCCCTGCTGGTCGTCTCCGGGCTCGCCATCGCCCTCTTCGTCACCCAGGGCTTCTCGACCGCCGTCTACCTCTCCGAGGAGATGGAGAACCCGCGCCGCAACGTCGCCCGCACGGTCCTGGCCACCCTCGGCATCTCCGCGGTGATCATCCTGGTCCCGGTCGCCGCCATCACCCTGGGCGCGGCCGACCTCGGGGAGCTGACCGGCGGCGACATCGGCTCCATGGTCACCGCCTGGTCCAACTCCGCGGTCGGCACCTTCGTCAGCCTCTGCGTGGCCCTCGCGATCATCAACGCGGGCATCGTCATGGTCATCCAGAACTCGCGCGTCCTGTTCGCCTCGGCCCGCGACAAGGCCTGGCCCGAGCCGGTCAACCACGTCCTCGCCCGGCTCGGCCGCTTCGGCTCCCCGTGGGTCGCCACCCTCGCGGTCGGCGTCCCGGGCGCGGCCCTGTGCTTCGTCAACCTGGACACCCTGTACGGCGTGACGGGGGTCTCGGTGACGGGGATGTACCTGCTCGTCGCGGTCGCCGCGCTGGCGGCCCGCCGCAACCCGCACAAGCAGACACCGGCATGGCGGATGCCGCTGTGGCCGGTGATGCCGGTGCTGCTGATCGCGGTGCTGGTGTACATCCTGAGTCAGCAGGAGATGACGTACCTGCTGTGGACGGGCGGCATAACGACGGTGGCCACCCTGTACTGGGCGCTGTACCTGCGCCCGCGCCGAGACACACGCTGGCTGGTCTCGATACCGACGGATGAGCAGACGCCCCTTTAG
- the iolD gene encoding 3D-(3,5/4)-trihydroxycyclohexane-1,2-dione acylhydrolase (decyclizing) yields the protein MTSTTRLTVAQALVRFLSAQYTERDGVRHRLIGATWGIFGHGNVAGIGQALVEYGEVMPYHQGRNEQAMVHAAVGYARQSNRLSTHAVTTSIGPGATNLVTGAALATVNHLPVLLLPGDIFATRPADPVLQQLEVPYAGDISVNDCLRPVSRYFDRITRPEALIPSALNAMRVLTDPVETGAVTLALPQDVQAEAYDWPDDLFAERTWVVRRPGADPTELAEAVRAIRSARRPLVIAGGGVHHSRAEEALAEFAEVTRIPVAATQAGKGSLRHDHPQDVGGVGHTGTATADELARTADLVIGVGTRYTDFTTASGTLFAVDGVRFLNLNIAPFDGHKLAGTPLIADARSGLMELTAALDMHAYRAAASYVTEYTEDKDRWEHRVDACYEADEPDVRPTQPQVLGALDAIVDESDVIINAAGSLPGDLHKLWRARSRDQYHLEYGYSCMGYEIPAAIGVKMAVPDRPVWALVGDGTYLMMPTEIVTAVQEGIAIKVLLVQNHGYASIGGLSEETGAERFGTAYRFRAEDGTFTGAPLPVDLAANAASLGMRVLRAKTVRDLREALAEARAAHTPTCVYVETETADTVSGAPPAHAWWDVPVAETATRPSTVKARELYERHVSTRRRHLRRSNRS from the coding sequence ATGACCTCAACGACGAGGCTCACGGTCGCACAGGCGCTCGTCCGCTTCCTGTCCGCCCAGTACACCGAGCGTGACGGCGTACGGCACCGCCTGATCGGCGCCACCTGGGGCATCTTCGGCCACGGCAATGTCGCCGGGATCGGCCAGGCACTCGTCGAGTACGGCGAGGTCATGCCGTACCACCAGGGCCGCAACGAACAGGCGATGGTGCACGCGGCGGTCGGCTACGCCCGCCAGTCCAACCGCCTCTCCACCCACGCCGTCACGACCTCCATCGGCCCCGGCGCGACCAACCTCGTCACGGGCGCCGCCCTCGCGACCGTCAACCACCTCCCGGTCCTGCTCCTCCCCGGCGACATCTTCGCCACCCGCCCCGCCGACCCCGTCCTCCAGCAGCTCGAAGTCCCCTACGCGGGCGACATCAGCGTCAACGACTGCCTGCGCCCGGTGTCGAGGTACTTCGACCGGATCACCCGCCCCGAAGCCCTGATCCCCTCCGCCCTGAACGCCATGCGGGTGCTGACCGACCCCGTCGAGACCGGCGCGGTGACGCTGGCGCTCCCGCAGGACGTGCAGGCCGAGGCGTACGACTGGCCCGACGACCTCTTCGCCGAGCGCACCTGGGTGGTACGACGGCCGGGCGCGGACCCGACCGAACTCGCCGAGGCCGTACGGGCGATCAGGTCCGCCCGCAGGCCCCTGGTCATCGCGGGCGGCGGCGTCCACCACAGCCGAGCCGAGGAAGCGCTCGCCGAGTTCGCGGAGGTCACCCGCATACCGGTCGCCGCCACGCAGGCCGGCAAGGGCTCCCTGCGCCACGACCACCCCCAGGACGTCGGGGGAGTGGGCCACACCGGCACCGCCACCGCCGACGAACTCGCCCGCACCGCCGACCTGGTGATCGGCGTCGGCACCCGCTACACCGACTTCACGACCGCCTCCGGCACCCTCTTCGCCGTCGACGGCGTCCGCTTCCTCAACCTCAACATCGCGCCCTTCGACGGCCACAAACTCGCCGGAACGCCGTTGATCGCGGACGCCCGCAGCGGCCTGATGGAGCTGACCGCGGCCCTGGACATGCACGCCTACCGGGCCGCCGCCTCGTACGTCACCGAGTACACCGAGGACAAGGACCGCTGGGAGCACCGCGTCGACGCCTGCTACGAGGCCGACGAGCCCGACGTACGGCCGACGCAGCCGCAGGTGCTGGGCGCGCTGGACGCGATCGTCGACGAGTCGGACGTGATCATCAACGCGGCCGGCTCCCTCCCCGGCGATCTGCACAAGCTGTGGCGGGCGCGCTCGCGCGACCAGTACCACCTGGAGTACGGCTACTCCTGCATGGGCTACGAGATCCCGGCCGCGATCGGCGTGAAGATGGCCGTACCGGACCGGCCCGTGTGGGCGCTGGTCGGCGACGGCACCTATCTGATGATGCCGACGGAGATCGTGACGGCGGTGCAGGAAGGGATCGCGATCAAGGTGTTGCTGGTGCAGAACCACGGGTACGCGTCCATCGGCGGCCTGTCGGAGGAGACGGGCGCCGAGCGCTTCGGCACGGCGTACCGCTTCCGTGCGGAGGACGGCACCTTCACCGGCGCCCCGCTCCCCGTCGACCTGGCCGCCAACGCCGCCAGCCTGGGCATGCGCGTGCTGCGCGCGAAGACCGTACGGGACCTGCGCGAGGCGCTCGCCGAGGCCCGCGCGGCCCACACTCCCACTTGTGTCTACGTCGAGACCGAAACGGCAGACACTGTGTCGGGCGCGCCGCCCGCGCATGCCTGGTGGGATGTTCCTGTGGCCGAGACCGCGACCCGACCGTCGACGGTCAAGGCACGTGAGCTGTACGAACGGCACGTCTCGACCCGACGCCGCCATCTGCGAAGGAGTAACCGGTCATGA
- a CDS encoding alpha/beta fold hydrolase, with protein sequence MDLRLPGLRGRVRRPRRWIAGAASVVVLAGAGTWTAASDDAPTVRHTDRVMDMGDGVRIDTSYFTTAGSGRRPAVLLAHGFGGSKDDVRQQAEDLARDGYAVLTWSARSFGKSTGKVGLNDPKGEVADVSRLLDWLAKQPQVELDKAGDPRAGMAGGSYGGAISLLAAGYDDRVDAIAPAITYWNLADALFPNGVFKKLWAGIFVNSAGGCDKFEKQICEMYERVAESGTPDAQAERMLEERSPSAVGDRIKVPTLLMQGQTDSLFPLDQADAAAKAIRANGAPVDVDWIAGGHDGGDTETARVQERVRTWFDRYLKDDKGADTGPEFRVTRTLGTGSGDGEPRLNGVSAEKYPGLESGRRSIALTGREQSFQNPAGASPPAVSALPGLGSAGGLSQLSSLGIGVSLDFPGQFAAFESAPVREDLQITGAPTATVHVKSTSDDAVLFAKLYDVGPGGQSSQVLPSQLVEPIRVEGAKAGKDVRITLPAIDHEVDDGHRLRLVLASTDLGYASPAAPATYTVSLKGDLKVPAALGDTDSPAALPAWVWWLPLAGGVIALALLATGRRRTTAPAAPDPALAEVPLQITDLSKRYAKSADRYAVKDLSFRVEKGQVLGLLGPNGAGKTTTLRMLMGLIKPDDGEIRVFGHAIAPGAPVLSRVGAFVEGAGFLPHLSGRENLELYWQATGRPPQDAHLDEALEIAGLGDALARAVRTYSQGMRQRLAIAQAMLGLPDLLILDEPTNGLDPPQIREMREVMIRYAAAGRTVIVSSHLLSEVEQSCTHLVVMDHGQLVQAGPVGEIIGSGDTLLVGTTEPVDEPVVEKVAALPGVASAVRADGGLVVRLDADGSARRLVAELVRLEVPVESVGPHRRLEDAFLTLIGDSA encoded by the coding sequence ATGGATCTTCGACTGCCCGGCCTGCGAGGGCGCGTACGGAGGCCGCGCCGGTGGATTGCCGGCGCGGCCTCCGTCGTCGTCCTCGCCGGTGCCGGGACATGGACCGCCGCCTCCGACGACGCACCCACGGTGCGGCACACCGACCGCGTCATGGACATGGGCGACGGGGTGCGTATCGACACCTCGTACTTCACGACCGCCGGAAGCGGCCGCCGCCCCGCCGTCCTCCTCGCGCACGGCTTCGGCGGCAGCAAGGACGACGTACGGCAGCAGGCCGAGGACCTCGCCCGGGACGGGTACGCCGTCCTGACCTGGTCGGCCCGCAGCTTCGGGAAGTCGACCGGCAAGGTCGGTCTGAACGACCCGAAGGGCGAGGTCGCCGACGTCTCCAGGCTGCTCGACTGGCTGGCGAAGCAGCCCCAGGTCGAGCTCGACAAGGCCGGCGACCCGCGCGCGGGCATGGCGGGCGGCTCCTACGGCGGCGCGATCTCCCTGCTCGCCGCCGGATACGACGACCGGGTGGACGCCATCGCCCCGGCGATCACGTACTGGAACCTCGCGGACGCGCTGTTCCCGAACGGCGTCTTCAAGAAGCTCTGGGCGGGCATCTTCGTCAACTCGGCCGGCGGCTGCGACAAGTTCGAGAAGCAGATCTGCGAGATGTACGAGCGGGTCGCGGAGTCCGGCACCCCGGACGCGCAGGCCGAGCGGATGCTGGAGGAGCGCTCGCCGTCCGCCGTCGGTGACCGCATCAAGGTGCCCACCCTGCTGATGCAGGGCCAGACCGACTCCCTCTTCCCGCTGGACCAGGCCGACGCCGCCGCTAAGGCGATCCGCGCCAACGGCGCCCCCGTGGACGTCGACTGGATCGCGGGCGGCCACGACGGCGGCGACACGGAGACCGCCCGGGTCCAGGAGCGGGTGCGGACCTGGTTCGACCGCTACCTCAAGGACGACAAGGGTGCCGACACCGGCCCCGAGTTCCGCGTCACCCGCACCCTCGGCACCGGCAGCGGCGACGGCGAGCCCCGGCTGAACGGGGTCAGCGCCGAGAAGTACCCCGGCCTGGAGAGCGGGCGTCGCTCGATCGCCCTCACCGGACGGGAGCAGAGCTTCCAGAACCCGGCCGGCGCCAGCCCGCCCGCCGTGTCGGCCCTGCCCGGACTCGGCAGCGCCGGCGGCCTGTCCCAGTTGTCCTCCCTCGGCATCGGGGTGTCCCTCGACTTCCCGGGCCAGTTCGCCGCCTTCGAGTCGGCGCCCGTCCGGGAGGACCTGCAGATCACCGGGGCGCCGACGGCCACCGTCCATGTGAAGTCCACGAGCGACGACGCGGTGCTCTTCGCCAAGCTGTACGACGTCGGCCCGGGCGGTCAGAGCAGCCAGGTGCTGCCCTCGCAGCTCGTCGAGCCCATCAGGGTCGAGGGCGCGAAGGCCGGCAAGGACGTCAGGATCACCCTCCCCGCGATCGACCACGAGGTCGATGACGGCCACCGCCTGCGTCTGGTCCTCGCCTCCACGGACCTCGGCTACGCCTCCCCGGCGGCCCCGGCGACGTACACCGTCTCCCTGAAGGGCGACCTCAAGGTCCCGGCCGCGCTCGGTGACACCGACTCGCCGGCGGCGCTGCCCGCCTGGGTGTGGTGGCTCCCACTGGCCGGCGGAGTGATCGCGCTGGCCCTGCTGGCGACCGGACGGCGCCGCACCACCGCCCCCGCCGCCCCCGACCCCGCACTGGCCGAAGTGCCGCTCCAGATCACGGACTTGAGCAAGCGCTACGCCAAGTCCGCCGACCGTTACGCCGTCAAGGACCTGTCCTTCCGGGTGGAGAAGGGCCAGGTGCTCGGCCTGCTCGGACCGAACGGCGCGGGCAAGACGACGACCCTGCGCATGCTGATGGGCCTGATCAAGCCCGACGACGGCGAGATCCGCGTCTTCGGCCACGCGATCGCGCCCGGCGCCCCCGTGCTCTCCCGCGTCGGCGCCTTCGTCGAGGGCGCGGGCTTCCTCCCGCACCTGTCCGGCCGCGAGAACCTGGAACTGTACTGGCAGGCCACCGGCCGCCCGCCGCAGGACGCCCACCTGGACGAGGCCCTGGAGATCGCGGGCCTCGGCGACGCACTCGCCCGAGCCGTCCGCACCTACTCCCAGGGCATGCGGCAGCGCCTCGCCATCGCCCAGGCCATGCTCGGCCTGCCGGACCTGCTGATACTCGACGAGCCGACGAACGGCCTCGACCCGCCACAGATCCGTGAGATGCGCGAGGTCATGATCCGCTACGCGGCCGCGGGCCGCACGGTCATCGTCTCCAGCCACCTCCTGTCCGAGGTCGAGCAGTCCTGCACCCACCTCGTGGTGATGGACCACGGCCAACTCGTCCAGGCGGGCCCGGTCGGGGAGATCATCGGCTCGGGCGACACACTCCTCGTCGGCACGACGGAGCCCGTGGACGAGCCCGTCGTCGAGAAGGTCGCCGCCCTGCCGGGCGTGGCCTCGGCGGTGCGCGCCGACGGCGGTCTGGTCGTACGGCTCGACGCGGACGGCAGCGCACGGCGGCTGGTCGCCGAACTCGTCCGGCTGGAAGTCCCCGTCGAGTCGGTGGGCCCGCACCGCCGCCTCGAAGACGCCTTCCTCACCCTGATCGGAGACTCCGCATGA
- a CDS encoding deoxyribose-phosphate aldolase: protein MTVDIAELVRTRTRNPEAIAEAAARRIRRPLLGDSGRLMIVAADHPARGALGVGGRALAMANRADLLERLCLALSRPGVDGVLATADILDDLLLLGALDDKVVMGSMNRGGLQGASFELDDRFTGHRPEDIERLRFDAGKLLLRVDYDDPGSLTTLESTARAIDDMAARRLPVFVEPFISRRTPEGKVVNDLSAEAVTKSIAIASGLGGTSAYTWLKVPVTDSPDDMAEVMATSTLPAVLLGGEVGEDQDGAYEKWRGALQLPTVQGLVVGRSLLYPADGDVAAAVDTAVGLL, encoded by the coding sequence GTGACCGTCGACATCGCGGAACTCGTCCGCACCCGCACCCGGAACCCCGAGGCCATCGCGGAGGCCGCCGCCCGGCGCATACGTAGGCCGCTCCTCGGTGACAGCGGACGGCTGATGATCGTCGCCGCCGACCACCCGGCCCGCGGCGCGCTCGGCGTCGGCGGCCGCGCCCTGGCCATGGCCAACCGCGCCGACCTGCTGGAACGCCTCTGCCTGGCGCTGTCCCGCCCCGGCGTCGACGGCGTCCTCGCCACCGCCGACATCCTCGACGACCTGCTGCTGCTCGGCGCGCTGGACGACAAGGTCGTCATGGGCTCCATGAACCGCGGCGGTCTCCAGGGCGCCAGCTTCGAACTCGACGACCGCTTCACCGGCCACCGCCCGGAGGACATCGAGCGCCTCCGCTTCGACGCCGGCAAGCTGCTCCTGCGTGTCGACTACGACGACCCGGGCTCCCTCACCACGCTGGAGTCCACCGCCCGCGCCATCGACGACATGGCCGCGCGCCGACTCCCGGTCTTCGTCGAGCCGTTCATCAGCCGCCGCACCCCCGAGGGCAAGGTCGTCAACGACCTGTCCGCCGAGGCCGTCACCAAGTCCATCGCCATCGCCTCCGGCCTGGGCGGCACCTCGGCCTACACCTGGCTGAAGGTGCCGGTCACCGACAGCCCCGACGACATGGCCGAGGTCATGGCGACCTCGACGCTGCCCGCCGTACTCCTCGGAGGCGAGGTCGGCGAGGACCAGGACGGGGCGTACGAGAAGTGGCGCGGTGCCCTCCAACTGCCCACCGTGCAGGGCCTGGTGGTCGGCCGTTCGCTGCTCTACCCGGCGGACGGGGACGTTGCCGCCGCGGTCGACACTGCCGTAGGGCTGCTGTGA
- the mmsA gene encoding CoA-acylating methylmalonate-semialdehyde dehydrogenase, which produces MTKIVNHWIGGKTAEGASGTFGPVTDPATGAVTTKVAFASVDEVDAAVAAAKEAYVTWGQSSLAQRTSILFKFRALLDANRDAIAELITAEHGKVHSDALGEVARGLEIVDLACGISVQLKGELSTQVASRVDVSSIRQPLGVVAGITPFNFPAMVPMWMFPIAIACGNTFVLKPSEKDPSAAIKIAELLAEAGLPDGVFNVVHGDKVAVDRLLEHPDVKAVSFVGSTPIARYIHTTASANHKRVQALGGAKNHMLVLPDADLDAAADAAVSAAYGSAGERCMAISAVVAVGAIGDELVEKIRERAEKIKIGPGNDPTSEMGPLITAAHRDKVASYVTGAAAEGAEVVLDGTGYTVDGFEDGHWIGISLLDKVPTSAKAYQDEIFGPVLCVLRAETYEDGVALINASPFGNGTAIFTRDGGAARRFQLEIEAGMVGVNVPIPVPVGYHSFGGWKDSLFGDHHIYGNDGTHFYTRGKVVTTRWPDPADAPSGVDLGFPRNH; this is translated from the coding sequence ATGACGAAGATCGTCAACCACTGGATCGGCGGCAAGACCGCCGAAGGCGCGTCGGGCACGTTCGGGCCGGTCACCGACCCGGCTACCGGCGCGGTCACCACGAAGGTCGCGTTCGCCTCGGTCGACGAGGTGGACGCGGCGGTCGCGGCCGCCAAGGAGGCCTACGTGACCTGGGGCCAGTCGTCGCTGGCCCAGCGCACCTCGATCCTGTTCAAGTTCCGCGCGCTGCTGGACGCCAACCGGGACGCGATCGCCGAGCTGATCACCGCCGAGCACGGCAAGGTGCACTCCGACGCCCTCGGCGAGGTCGCGCGCGGTCTGGAGATCGTCGACCTGGCGTGCGGCATCAGCGTGCAGCTGAAGGGCGAGCTGTCGACGCAGGTCGCCAGCCGCGTGGATGTCTCCTCGATCCGTCAGCCCCTCGGCGTGGTCGCGGGCATCACTCCGTTCAACTTCCCGGCGATGGTCCCGATGTGGATGTTCCCCATCGCCATCGCGTGCGGCAACACCTTCGTGCTGAAGCCGAGCGAGAAGGACCCGTCGGCGGCCATCAAGATCGCCGAGCTGCTGGCCGAGGCCGGTCTGCCGGACGGTGTCTTCAACGTCGTCCACGGCGACAAGGTGGCCGTCGACCGCCTCCTGGAGCACCCGGACGTCAAGGCGGTGTCGTTCGTCGGCTCGACCCCGATCGCCCGCTACATCCACACCACCGCCTCCGCCAACCACAAGCGCGTCCAGGCGCTCGGCGGCGCCAAGAACCACATGCTGGTCCTCCCGGACGCAGACCTGGACGCGGCCGCCGACGCCGCCGTGTCGGCCGCCTACGGCTCCGCGGGCGAGCGCTGCATGGCCATCTCCGCGGTCGTCGCGGTCGGCGCGATCGGCGACGAGCTGGTGGAGAAGATCCGCGAGCGCGCCGAGAAGATCAAGATCGGCCCCGGCAACGACCCGACCTCCGAGATGGGCCCGCTCATCACCGCCGCCCACCGCGACAAGGTGGCCTCCTACGTCACCGGCGCCGCGGCTGAGGGCGCCGAGGTGGTCCTCGACGGCACCGGCTACACGGTCGACGGCTTCGAGGACGGCCACTGGATCGGCATCTCGCTGCTCGACAAGGTGCCGACCAGCGCGAAGGCGTACCAGGACGAGATCTTCGGCCCCGTCCTGTGCGTGCTGCGCGCCGAGACGTACGAGGACGGCGTGGCGCTGATCAACGCCTCGCCGTTCGGCAACGGCACCGCGATCTTCACCCGGGACGGCGGCGCCGCCCGCCGCTTCCAGCTGGAGATCGAGGCCGGCATGGTCGGCGTGAACGTCCCGATCCCGGTCCCCGTCGGCTACCACAGCTTCGGCGGCTGGAAGGACTCGCTCTTCGGCGACCACCACATCTACGGCAACGACGGCACGCACTTCTACACGCGCGGCAAGGTCGTCACCACCCGCTGGCCCGACCCGGCGGACGCTCCGTCCGGCGTCGACCTCGGGTTCCCGCGCAACCACTGA